A window of the Bos indicus x Bos taurus breed Angus x Brahman F1 hybrid chromosome X, Bos_hybrid_MaternalHap_v2.0, whole genome shotgun sequence genome harbors these coding sequences:
- the GPR82 gene encoding probable G-protein coupled receptor 82 has product MSNNSTCIQPSKISYMALPIIYTFLCIIGLFGNSLSQWIFLTKIAKKTSTHIYLAHLVTANLLVCSAMPFMGIYFLKGFQWEYQSPQCRVVNFLGTLSMHVSMFVSLLILSWIAISRYATLMKKDSTQETTSCYEKVFYGHLLKKFRQPNFARKLCVYIWIVVLGIIIPIIIYYSVEETTKGEETKCYNSQMELGAEISQTAGLIGTTFIGFSFLVVLTSYYSFVNHLRKIRTCTSITEKDLTYSSVKRHLLVIQILLIVCFLPYSIFKPIFFVVHRRLDCQQLNDLIEIKNILTCLASARSSTDPIIFLFLDKTFKKTLYNLFTKPDAPHLQPSD; this is encoded by the coding sequence ATGAGTAACAACTCAACATGTATTCAACCATCCAAGATCTCTTACATGGCTTTACCGATCATTTATACCTTCCTTTGTATCATTGGTCTGTTTGGAAATTCTCTCTCCCAGtggatatttttaacaaaaatagcTAAGAAAACATCAACACACATCTACCTAGCACATCTCGTGACTGCAAACTTACTCGTGTGCAGTGCCATGCCTTTCATGGGTATCTATTTCCTAAAAGGTTTTCAGTGGGAATATCAATCTCCACAATGCAGGGTGGTCAATTTTTTGGGAACTCTATCCATGCATGTGAGTATGTTTGTCAGCCTCTTAATTTTAAGCTGGATTGCCATAAGCCGCTATGCTACCTTAATGAAAAAGGATTCCACACAAGAGACCACTTCGTGTTACGAGAAAGTATTTTATGGCCACTTGCTGAAAAAATTTCGCCAGCCCAACTTTGCTAGAAAACTATGTGTTTACATATGGATAGTTGTTCTAGGCATAATTATTCCAATTATCATATACTACTCGGTTGAAGAGACCACAAAAGGGGAAGAGACGAAGTGCTATAATTCACAGATGGAACTAGGAGCCGAGATCTCTCAGACTGCAGGCCTCATTGGAACCACATTTATTGGGTTTTCATTTTTAGTTGTCCTAACATCATACTACTCTTTTGTCAACCATCTGAGAAAAATAAGGACTTGTACATCCATTACAGAGAAAGATCTGACTTACAGCTCTGTGAAAAGGCACCTTTTGGTCATACAGATTCTACTAATAGTTTGCTTCCTTCCATACAGCATTTTTAAACCCATTTTTTTTGTTGTACACCGAAGACTGGACTGTCAGCAACTGAATgatttaattgaaataaaaaacatcCTCACCTGTCTTGCATCAGCCAGAAGTAGCACAGACcccattatatttctttttttagataaAACATTCAAGAAGACACTATACAATCTCTTTACAAAACCTGATGCACCCCATCTGCAACCCTCTGATTGA